The proteins below come from a single Serratia ficaria genomic window:
- the pssA gene encoding CDP-diacylglycerol--serine O-phosphatidyltransferase produces MLSKFKRSKHQQHLAQLPKLPQTVADVRTLYTPADFRTTLLESIANATQRIYLVALYLEHDDAGREILNALYQAKQRRPELEICILVDWHRAQRGRIGAAAANTNADWYCAMASRHPDQSVPVYGVPVNTREALGVLHLKGFVVDDTVIYSGASINDVYLHQHEKYRYDRYQLITNAVLADTLIDYIKQQLLTAGAVQRLDRDDRPKSPEIKNETRLFRFGLRRAGYQFRGKAGNDELAVTPLVGLGKQSVLNKTIHHLMSCADQKLTLCTPYFNLPALLVRNIIYLLRQGKQVEIIVGDKTANDFYIPEDQPFKIIGALPYLYEINLRRFLSRLQRYIDTGQLIVRLWKDGDNSYHLKGMWVDDEWQLITGNNLNPRAWRLDLENAILIHDPKQEMREQRHKELECIRTHTTVVGNYLELQSIQQYPIKVRKLIRRLRRIRIDRLISRIL; encoded by the coding sequence ATGTTGTCAAAATTTAAACGTAGCAAACATCAACAACACCTTGCACAACTGCCCAAACTCCCCCAGACGGTGGCTGATGTTCGTACTCTGTACACACCGGCTGACTTCCGCACCACGCTGTTGGAATCCATCGCTAACGCCACTCAACGCATCTATCTGGTTGCCCTGTATCTGGAGCATGACGACGCCGGGCGCGAGATCCTCAACGCGCTTTATCAGGCCAAACAGCGGCGCCCGGAGCTGGAGATTTGCATCCTGGTCGACTGGCATCGCGCGCAGCGCGGGCGCATCGGCGCCGCCGCCGCCAATACCAATGCCGACTGGTATTGCGCCATGGCGAGCCGGCATCCGGACCAGTCGGTGCCGGTGTACGGCGTGCCGGTCAATACTCGCGAAGCGCTGGGAGTGCTGCACCTGAAGGGCTTTGTTGTCGATGACACCGTGATTTACAGCGGCGCCAGCATCAACGACGTCTATCTGCATCAGCATGAGAAATACCGTTACGACCGTTACCAGCTGATCACCAATGCCGTGCTGGCCGACACCCTGATCGATTACATCAAGCAACAGTTGCTGACCGCCGGCGCCGTACAGCGCCTGGATCGTGACGATCGCCCGAAAAGCCCGGAGATCAAGAACGAAACCCGTCTGTTCCGCTTCGGTTTGCGACGCGCCGGTTATCAATTCCGCGGCAAGGCAGGCAATGATGAGCTGGCGGTCACGCCGCTGGTCGGGCTCGGCAAGCAAAGCGTGCTGAATAAAACCATTCATCACCTGATGTCGTGCGCCGATCAGAAGCTGACGCTGTGCACCCCCTATTTCAACCTGCCGGCGCTGCTGGTGCGCAATATCATCTATCTGCTGCGTCAGGGCAAACAGGTGGAAATTATCGTCGGCGACAAGACCGCCAACGACTTCTATATTCCGGAAGATCAGCCGTTTAAAATCATCGGCGCGCTGCCTTACCTGTATGAAATCAACCTGCGTCGTTTCCTCAGCCGCCTGCAGCGCTATATCGATACCGGCCAACTGATCGTACGCCTGTGGAAAGACGGCGATAACAGCTATCACCTGAAAGGCATGTGGGTGGATGACGAGTGGCAGCTGATCACCGGCAATAACCTCAATCCGCGCGCCTGGCGGCTGGATCTGGAGAACGCCATCCTGATCCACGATCCCAAGCAGGAGATGCGCGAACAGCGGCATAAAGAGCTGGAGTGCATCCGCACTCACACCACCGTGGTGGGCAACTATCTGGAGCTGCAGAGCATCCAGCAGTACCCCATCAAGGTGCGCAAACTGATCCGCCGTCTGCGCCGCATTCGTATCGATCGGTTGATTAGCCGTATACTGTAA
- a CDS encoding MFS family transporter, with the protein MTETTSPLGDASTLAAQDKKQRIFAIVGASSGNLVEWFDFYVYSFCSIYFAASFFPAGNSTTQLLQTAGVFAAGFFMRPIGGWLFGYIADKHGRKNSMLISVCMMCAGSLVIACLPTYESIGSWAPALLLIARLFQGLSVGGEYGTSATYMSEVAVKGRRGFYASFQYVTLIGGQLLALLVLVALQQILSNEELKAWGWRIPFALGAVLAVVALYLRRSLNETSDAKTRNHKDAGSLKGLWKNRRAFLMVLGFTAAGSLTFYTFTTYMQKYLVNTAGMDARLASGIMTAALFIYMLLQPAVGAFSDKIGRRNSMLIFSTLATLLTVPILFTLKSVTNPYAAFGLIILALFIISFYTSISGLLKAEMFPPEVRALGVGLSYAVANAMFGGSAEYVALSLKSFGIENAFFWYVSGMCLLALIVSLRLHRKGQEIQL; encoded by the coding sequence ATGACAGAAACAACTTCACCGCTTGGGGATGCCTCTACGCTGGCGGCTCAGGATAAAAAGCAGCGCATCTTTGCCATCGTCGGCGCTTCATCAGGCAACCTGGTGGAGTGGTTCGATTTTTACGTTTACTCCTTCTGCTCTATCTACTTTGCCGCCTCCTTCTTCCCGGCGGGCAACAGCACCACTCAGCTGCTGCAAACCGCCGGCGTTTTCGCCGCCGGCTTCTTCATGCGGCCGATCGGCGGCTGGCTGTTCGGTTACATTGCCGATAAGCACGGGCGCAAGAACTCGATGTTGATCTCGGTTTGCATGATGTGCGCAGGATCGCTGGTGATCGCCTGTTTACCCACCTATGAATCGATCGGCAGCTGGGCGCCGGCGCTGCTGTTGATTGCGCGTCTGTTCCAGGGGCTGTCGGTCGGCGGTGAATACGGTACCAGCGCCACCTACATGAGTGAGGTGGCGGTGAAAGGGCGGCGCGGATTTTATGCTTCGTTCCAGTACGTGACGTTGATCGGCGGACAGTTGCTGGCGCTGTTGGTTCTGGTGGCGTTGCAGCAGATCCTGTCCAACGAAGAGCTGAAGGCCTGGGGCTGGCGCATCCCCTTCGCGCTGGGGGCGGTGCTGGCGGTGGTGGCGCTGTATTTGCGCCGCTCGTTGAATGAGACATCCGATGCGAAAACCCGCAACCATAAGGATGCCGGATCGCTGAAAGGCCTGTGGAAGAATCGCCGCGCCTTCCTGATGGTGCTGGGATTCACCGCCGCCGGTTCACTGACCTTCTATACCTTCACCACCTATATGCAGAAATACCTGGTGAATACCGCCGGCATGGACGCCAGGCTCGCCAGCGGCATCATGACCGCCGCCCTGTTCATTTATATGCTGCTGCAGCCGGCAGTGGGGGCGTTTTCCGACAAGATCGGCCGCCGCAACTCGATGCTGATCTTCTCTACGTTGGCCACCTTGCTGACGGTGCCGATCCTTTTCACCCTGAAAAGCGTGACTAACCCCTATGCGGCCTTCGGCCTGATTATTTTGGCGCTGTTTATCATTAGCTTCTACACCTCGATCAGCGGGTTGCTGAAGGCCGAGATGTTCCCGCCGGAAGTGCGGGCGCTGGGCGTAGGGCTGTCTTATGCGGTGGCGAATGCCATGTTTGGCGGATCGGCTGAATATGTCGCGCTGTCGCTGAAGTCATTCGGCATAGAGAACGCCTTCTTCTGGTATGTCTCCGGCATGTGTCTGCTGGCGCTGATTGTTTCGCTCAGGCTGCATCGCAAGGGGCAAGAAATTCAGCTGTAA
- a CDS encoding bifunctional acetate--CoA ligase family protein/GNAT family N-acetyltransferase: MSQRGLEALLRPKSIAVLGASQQPGRAGNLMMSNLLAGGFGGPILPVTPRYKAVCGVMAYPDVASLPLTPDLAVLCTHATRNLALLEALGQRGCKTAIVLSSPPEQFAELKACAQRYAMRLLGPNSLGLLAPWQGINASFSPVPIQKGKLAFISQSAAVANTILDWAQQREVGFSYFIALGDSLDIDVDDLLDFLARDAKTSAILLYLENVSDARRFLSASRSASRNKPILVIKSGRSQQAQLLLNSQLGLDAAYDAAIQRAGLLRVQDTHELFSAVETLSHMHPLRGERLMLVSNGAAPAAMALDELLGRNGKLATLGEESQAQLGDALPEFIRAGNPLDLRDDATPQRYLAAVNALLDSHDYDALLLIHAPSAAAPGTATAERLIEALRQHPRGKRITLLTNWCGEYSSQEARRLFTEAGIPTYRTPEGAVTAFMHMVEYRRNQKQLKETPALPVGLTANTTDAHRLIQQALAEGATQLDTHEVQSILQAYDLSTLPTWIAEDSAEAVHIAEQIGYPVALKLRSPDIPHKSEVQGVMLYLRTATEVQRAAEAILDRVKRTYPQARIQGLLVQSMANRAGAQELRIAVEQDAIFGPLIMLGEGGVEWRQENQVAVALPPLNMALARYLVLQAVKGGKIRGRSALRPLDIAGLSRLLVQVSNLILDCPEITRLDIHPVLASGSEFTLLDVAMQLAPFSGDPQARLAIRPYPHELEETIALKDGSQCLFRPILPEDEPALKHFIDRVTKEDLYYRYFSEINEFTHDDLANMTQIDYDREMAFVAVRAEEIIGVTRAMSDPDNTDAEFAVLVRSDLKGLGLGRQLLEKMIAYARAHGLTRLTGITMPNNRGMIALAQRLGFGIDVQLEDGIVNLTLPLRAVDGQ; this comes from the coding sequence ATGAGCCAACGAGGGTTAGAAGCGCTACTACGTCCCAAATCCATTGCCGTTCTCGGCGCTTCGCAGCAGCCCGGCCGCGCCGGCAACCTGATGATGAGCAACCTGCTGGCGGGCGGCTTCGGCGGGCCGATCCTGCCGGTGACGCCGCGTTACAAGGCGGTGTGCGGCGTGATGGCCTATCCCGACGTCGCCAGCCTGCCGCTGACGCCCGATCTGGCGGTTCTGTGCACCCACGCCACTCGCAATCTGGCGCTGCTGGAGGCATTGGGCCAACGCGGCTGTAAAACCGCCATCGTGCTCTCTTCGCCGCCGGAACAGTTCGCCGAGCTGAAAGCCTGCGCGCAGCGTTACGCCATGCGCCTGCTGGGGCCCAACAGCCTGGGGCTGCTGGCGCCGTGGCAGGGCATCAACGCCAGCTTCTCGCCGGTGCCAATTCAAAAGGGCAAGCTGGCGTTTATTTCCCAGTCCGCCGCCGTGGCCAATACCATTCTCGACTGGGCGCAGCAGCGTGAAGTCGGCTTCTCCTATTTTATCGCGCTGGGCGACAGCCTGGATATCGATGTCGACGATCTGCTGGACTTTCTGGCGCGCGACGCGAAAACCAGCGCCATTCTGCTGTATCTGGAAAACGTCAGCGACGCGCGGCGCTTCCTCTCGGCCTCGCGCAGCGCCTCGCGCAACAAACCGATTCTGGTGATCAAGAGCGGCCGCAGCCAGCAGGCTCAGCTGCTGCTCAACAGCCAGCTGGGACTGGACGCCGCCTATGACGCCGCGATCCAGCGTGCCGGCCTGCTGCGCGTGCAGGACACCCACGAGCTGTTCTCGGCGGTGGAAACCCTCAGCCACATGCACCCGCTGCGCGGCGAACGCCTGATGCTCGTCAGCAACGGCGCGGCGCCGGCGGCGATGGCGCTGGATGAACTGCTGGGCCGCAACGGCAAGCTGGCGACGCTGGGAGAAGAGAGCCAGGCGCAGCTGGGCGACGCCCTGCCGGAGTTTATCCGCGCCGGCAACCCGCTCGATTTGCGTGACGACGCCACGCCGCAGCGTTATCTGGCGGCGGTAAACGCGCTGCTCGACAGCCATGACTACGATGCCCTGCTGCTGATCCACGCGCCGAGCGCCGCAGCGCCGGGCACCGCCACCGCCGAACGCCTGATCGAAGCCCTGCGCCAGCATCCGCGCGGCAAACGCATTACGCTGCTCACCAACTGGTGCGGCGAATACTCTTCGCAGGAGGCGCGGCGGCTGTTTACCGAGGCCGGCATTCCGACCTACCGCACGCCGGAAGGCGCGGTGACCGCCTTCATGCATATGGTGGAATATCGCCGCAACCAAAAACAGCTGAAGGAAACGCCGGCGCTGCCGGTTGGCCTGACCGCCAACACCACCGATGCCCACCGGCTGATCCAGCAGGCGCTGGCCGAAGGCGCCACCCAGCTCGACACCCACGAGGTGCAATCCATCCTGCAGGCTTATGATCTGAGCACCCTGCCGACCTGGATTGCCGAAGACAGCGCCGAAGCGGTGCACATCGCCGAGCAGATCGGCTACCCGGTGGCGCTGAAGCTGCGCTCGCCGGACATTCCGCATAAATCCGAGGTTCAGGGCGTCATGCTGTACCTGCGCACCGCCACCGAGGTGCAGCGCGCCGCGGAAGCGATCCTCGACCGCGTCAAACGCACTTATCCGCAGGCGCGCATACAGGGCCTGCTGGTGCAAAGCATGGCCAACCGCGCCGGCGCGCAGGAGTTGCGCATCGCGGTGGAGCAGGACGCCATCTTCGGCCCGCTGATCATGCTGGGCGAAGGCGGCGTGGAGTGGCGCCAGGAAAACCAGGTGGCGGTGGCGCTGCCGCCGTTGAACATGGCGCTGGCGCGCTATCTGGTGCTGCAGGCGGTGAAAGGCGGGAAAATCCGCGGGCGCAGCGCGCTGCGCCCGCTGGACATCGCCGGGCTGAGCCGGCTGCTGGTGCAGGTCTCCAACCTGATCCTCGATTGCCCGGAGATCACCCGGCTGGATATTCACCCGGTGCTGGCCTCCGGCAGCGAATTCACCCTGCTGGACGTAGCCATGCAGCTTGCCCCGTTCAGCGGCGACCCGCAGGCGCGCCTGGCGATACGCCCCTACCCGCACGAGCTGGAAGAGACCATCGCGCTGAAAGACGGCAGCCAATGCCTGTTCCGGCCGATCCTGCCGGAGGACGAACCGGCGCTGAAGCACTTTATCGACCGGGTGACCAAGGAAGATCTCTACTACCGCTACTTCAGCGAGATCAACGAGTTTACCCATGACGATTTGGCTAACATGACGCAAATCGACTACGATCGGGAGATGGCATTTGTGGCGGTCCGCGCAGAGGAAATCATCGGCGTGACGCGCGCGATGTCCGATCCGGACAATACCGACGCCGAATTTGCCGTGCTGGTGCGTTCCGACCTGAAAGGCCTGGGATTGGGGCGCCAGCTGCTGGAAAAAATGATCGCCTATGCGCGCGCCCATGGGCTGACTCGCCTGACCGGCATCACCATGCCGAACAACCGCGGGATGATAGCGCTGGCGCAGCGGTTGGGCTTTGGCATCGACGTGCAGCTGGAGGACGGCATCGTCAATCTGACCCTGCCGCTGCGGGCCGTCGACGGGCAGTGA
- the trxC gene encoding thioredoxin TrxC has product MNTVCAACNATNRVPEERLADGAKCGRCGHELFDGEVINATAATLDQLLQDDLPVVVDFWAPWCGPCVNFAPIFEDVAEERAGKVRFVKVNTEAEPELSARFRIRSIPTIMVFREGKMVDMLNGAMPKAPFDSWLNEVV; this is encoded by the coding sequence ATGAATACAGTTTGTGCAGCTTGCAATGCCACCAACCGCGTGCCGGAAGAACGCCTGGCGGACGGTGCGAAATGCGGCCGCTGCGGCCATGAGCTCTTCGACGGTGAAGTGATCAATGCCACCGCCGCCACCCTGGACCAGCTGCTGCAGGACGACCTGCCGGTGGTGGTCGATTTCTGGGCGCCGTGGTGCGGCCCGTGCGTCAACTTTGCGCCGATCTTTGAAGACGTGGCCGAAGAACGCGCCGGCAAAGTGCGCTTCGTGAAGGTGAACACCGAAGCCGAGCCGGAGCTGAGCGCCCGTTTCCGCATCCGCAGCATCCCGACCATCATGGTGTTCCGCGAGGGCAAAATGGTCGACATGCTCAACGGCGCGATGCCGAAGGCGCCCTTCGACAGCTGGCTCAACGAAGTAGTTTAA
- a CDS encoding tRNA/rRNA methyltransferase, with protein MNDSFSGKNGKVKVMYVRSDDDNGDDRNKNKRPAGKGRPADNARSGRAGQDKARGGNDRRGADSRRSESDRPRRPARSEDRGGYDSPWKTVSRGPDEEPAFDHGGISGKSFIDPEQLRRQRAEETRVYGENACQALFASRPDAIVRAWFVQSVTPRFREALRWMAANRKAYHVVDEEELAKASGTEHHGGVCFLIKKRQGLDAQTYLKNAPATDCVLALEEVGNPHNLGAIVRSCAHFGVNGVLLQDPAVLESGAAVRTAEGGAEHIKAINADDFLSVLDTFRKAGYTIVTTSSHKGTTLAQAKLPAKMVLVLGQERDGLSDSAWQQGDMSVSIGGTGKVESLNVSVATGILLADWWRQNQA; from the coding sequence ATGAACGATTCATTTAGTGGCAAAAACGGTAAAGTCAAAGTGATGTACGTCCGCAGCGACGACGACAACGGCGACGACCGTAACAAGAACAAACGTCCGGCCGGCAAAGGCCGTCCGGCAGACAACGCACGCTCTGGCCGTGCGGGTCAGGACAAGGCGCGCGGCGGCAACGACCGTCGCGGCGCCGACAGCCGCCGCAGTGAAAGCGATCGTCCTCGCCGTCCGGCGCGCAGCGAAGACCGTGGCGGTTACGATTCGCCGTGGAAAACCGTGTCACGCGGCCCGGATGAAGAACCGGCGTTCGATCACGGCGGCATCAGCGGCAAAAGCTTTATCGATCCGGAGCAGCTGCGCCGCCAGCGTGCGGAAGAAACCCGCGTTTACGGCGAGAACGCCTGCCAGGCGCTGTTCGCCAGCCGCCCGGACGCTATCGTCCGCGCCTGGTTCGTGCAGTCGGTTACGCCGCGTTTCCGCGAAGCGCTGCGCTGGATGGCGGCGAATCGCAAAGCCTACCACGTGGTGGACGAGGAAGAGCTGGCCAAGGCTTCCGGCACCGAACACCACGGCGGCGTCTGCTTCCTGATCAAAAAACGTCAGGGTCTGGATGCGCAAACCTACCTGAAAAATGCCCCGGCGACCGACTGCGTGCTGGCGCTGGAAGAGGTGGGCAACCCGCATAACCTGGGCGCCATCGTCCGTTCGTGCGCCCACTTTGGCGTCAACGGCGTGCTGCTGCAGGATCCGGCGGTGCTGGAGTCCGGTGCGGCGGTGCGTACCGCAGAAGGCGGCGCGGAGCACATCAAGGCGATCAACGCCGATGACTTCCTGTCGGTGCTGGATACCTTCCGCAAAGCGGGTTACACCATCGTCACCACCTCGAGCCACAAGGGCACCACGCTGGCGCAGGCCAAACTGCCGGCCAAAATGGTGCTGGTGTTGGGGCAAGAGCGCGACGGCCTGAGCGACAGCGCCTGGCAGCAGGGCGACATGAGCGTTTCCATCGGCGGTACCGGCAAGGTGGAAAGCCTGAACGTCTCGGTGGCCACCGGCATTTTGCTGGCCGATTGGTGGCGCCAAAACCAGGCGTGA
- a CDS encoding tRNA-uridine aminocarboxypropyltransferase produces MTDNAVLRLRQLRLDRSTRPFLARGCRVARCQGCLLPHKNCLCDTIRPQPAASRFCLIMFGAEPLKPSNTGRLIADILPDTQAFLWSRTEVDPELLLAIADPERQPYVVFPASYADADRPVFSELPAGGKPPLFIMLDGTWAEARKMFRKSPYLNRFPVFSLNVIAASDYQLREASRAEQHCTAEVAAALLLQAGDAQAAEGLRQHFSYFRQQYLAGKPTRPEAPVTAKAQ; encoded by the coding sequence ATGACCGACAACGCCGTACTTCGCCTGCGCCAACTCCGCCTGGACCGCTCTACCCGCCCCTTTCTGGCGCGCGGCTGCCGGGTGGCGCGTTGTCAGGGGTGCCTGCTGCCGCATAAAAACTGCCTGTGCGACACCATTCGCCCGCAGCCGGCCGCCAGCCGCTTCTGCCTGATCATGTTCGGCGCCGAGCCGCTGAAGCCCAGCAACACCGGCCGGCTGATCGCCGATATCTTGCCGGACACCCAGGCGTTCCTCTGGTCGCGCACCGAGGTCGACCCCGAACTGCTGCTGGCCATCGCCGATCCTGAACGCCAGCCTTACGTGGTGTTCCCGGCATCCTATGCCGATGCCGATCGCCCGGTGTTCAGCGAGCTGCCCGCCGGCGGCAAGCCGCCGCTGTTTATCATGCTCGACGGCACCTGGGCGGAAGCGCGCAAGATGTTCCGCAAAAGCCCTTACCTGAATCGGTTCCCGGTGTTTTCGCTCAACGTGATCGCCGCCTCCGACTATCAGTTGCGCGAAGCCAGCCGCGCCGAGCAGCACTGTACCGCCGAGGTGGCCGCCGCCCTGCTGCTGCAGGCCGGGGACGCCCAAGCCGCCGAGGGGTTGCGGCAACATTTCAGCTATTTCCGTCAACAATACCTGGCGGGGAAACCAACCCGCCCGGAGGCACCGGTCACAGCAAAAGCGCAGTAA
- the gmhB gene encoding D-glycero-beta-D-manno-heptose 1,7-bisphosphate 7-phosphatase, with protein MTQSVPAIFLDRDGTINVDHGYVHEIDDFQFIDGVIDACRELKKMGFALVLVTNQSGIARGMFSEDQFMYLTEWMDWSLADRDVDLDGIYFCPHHPEASQEEYRQVCDCRKPQPGMLLQAQQELNIDMAASYMVGDKPEDMQAAIAAGVGTKVLVRTGKPVTEQGEKLADWVLNSLADLPEAIKKRV; from the coding sequence GTGACACAAAGCGTTCCAGCAATTTTTCTCGATCGTGACGGCACGATTAACGTGGACCATGGCTATGTCCATGAAATCGACGACTTCCAATTTATCGATGGCGTGATTGACGCCTGTCGCGAACTCAAAAAAATGGGCTTTGCGCTGGTCCTGGTGACCAACCAGTCCGGCATTGCACGCGGCATGTTCAGCGAAGACCAGTTTATGTATCTGACCGAATGGATGGACTGGTCGCTGGCCGATCGCGACGTCGACCTCGACGGCATCTATTTCTGCCCGCATCACCCGGAGGCGAGCCAGGAAGAGTACCGCCAGGTGTGCGACTGCCGTAAACCGCAGCCGGGCATGCTGCTGCAGGCGCAGCAGGAATTGAACATCGATATGGCCGCTTCCTATATGGTAGGTGACAAACCGGAAGATATGCAGGCGGCGATCGCGGCCGGCGTCGGCACTAAGGTGCTGGTGCGCACCGGCAAGCCGGTGACGGAACAAGGCGAGAAACTGGCCGATTGGGTGTTAAACAGCCTGGCAGACCTGCCGGAAGCCATCAAAAAGCGGGTTTAA
- the emrB gene encoding multidrug efflux MFS transporter permease subunit EmrB — MPQKPLEGAQLAWMTVALAMATFMQVLDSTIANVAIPTIAGNLGSSNSQGTWVITSFGVANAISIPITGWLAKRVGEVRLFLWSTALFVLASWLCGISNSLGMLIFFRVIQGVVAGPLIPLSQSLLLNNYPPAKRAMALALWSMTVIVAPIFGPILGGYISDNYHWGWIFFINIPIGGFVIMAAMATLKGRETKTEIKPIDTVGLVLLIVGIGSLQVMLDQGKELDWFNSTEIITLTVVAVVALLFLVVWELTDDHPVVDLSLFKSRNFTIGCLCISLAYLLYFGAIVLLPQLLQEVYGYTATWAGLASAPIGLIPVLLSPIIGKFGNRLDMRRLVTFSFIMYAVCFYWRAYTFEPGMDFGASAWPQFVQGFAIACFFMPLTTITLSGLPPERMAAASSLSNFTRTLAGSIGTSITTTLWTQRESQHHSQLAEFVNPYNPQSQEMYRQLEQVGMSKQQASAYIANEITAQGLIISANEIFWLSAGVFLILLALVWVAKPPFSSGGGGGGAH, encoded by the coding sequence TTGCCACAGAAACCGCTTGAAGGCGCCCAGCTTGCCTGGATGACGGTCGCGCTCGCCATGGCGACCTTCATGCAGGTGCTGGACTCCACCATCGCCAACGTGGCGATCCCCACCATCGCCGGTAACCTCGGGTCTTCCAACTCGCAGGGCACCTGGGTGATCACCTCGTTCGGCGTGGCGAACGCCATCTCGATCCCCATCACCGGCTGGCTGGCGAAGCGCGTCGGCGAAGTGCGGCTGTTCCTTTGGTCAACCGCGCTGTTCGTGCTCGCCTCCTGGCTGTGCGGCATCTCCAACAGCCTGGGCATGCTGATCTTCTTCCGCGTGATCCAGGGCGTGGTGGCCGGGCCGCTGATCCCGCTGTCGCAAAGCCTGTTGCTGAACAACTATCCGCCCGCCAAACGCGCGATGGCCCTGGCGCTATGGTCGATGACGGTGATCGTCGCGCCGATCTTCGGGCCAATCCTCGGCGGCTACATCAGCGACAACTATCACTGGGGTTGGATCTTCTTCATCAACATCCCGATCGGCGGCTTCGTGATCATGGCGGCGATGGCGACCTTGAAAGGACGGGAAACCAAAACCGAGATCAAGCCTATCGATACCGTCGGCCTGGTGCTGTTGATCGTCGGCATCGGTTCGCTGCAGGTGATGCTCGATCAGGGCAAGGAGCTGGACTGGTTCAACTCGACCGAGATCATCACCCTCACGGTGGTCGCGGTGGTGGCGCTGCTGTTCCTGGTGGTGTGGGAGCTGACGGACGACCACCCGGTGGTGGATCTGTCGCTGTTCAAGTCGCGCAACTTTACCATCGGCTGTCTGTGCATCAGTCTGGCTTACCTGCTGTACTTCGGCGCCATCGTGCTGCTGCCGCAGCTGCTGCAGGAGGTCTATGGCTATACCGCCACCTGGGCGGGGCTGGCTTCGGCGCCGATCGGGCTGATACCGGTATTGCTGTCGCCGATCATCGGCAAGTTCGGCAACCGACTGGACATGCGCCGGCTGGTCACCTTCAGCTTCATTATGTATGCCGTGTGCTTCTACTGGCGCGCCTATACGTTTGAACCGGGAATGGACTTTGGCGCCTCGGCCTGGCCGCAGTTTGTTCAGGGCTTCGCCATCGCCTGCTTCTTTATGCCGTTGACCACCATTACGCTGTCCGGCCTGCCGCCGGAACGCATGGCGGCGGCGTCGAGCCTGTCGAACTTTACCCGTACGCTGGCGGGGTCGATCGGCACTTCGATCACCACCACGCTGTGGACCCAGCGCGAATCGCAGCATCACTCGCAGTTAGCGGAGTTTGTGAACCCTTACAACCCGCAGTCGCAAGAGATGTATCGACAGCTGGAACAGGTCGGCATGAGCAAGCAGCAGGCTTCGGCCTATATCGCCAACGAGATCACCGCACAGGGGCTGATTATCTCCGCCAACGAGATATTCTGGCTGTCTGCCGGGGTGTTCCTGATCCTGCTGGCGCTGGTGTGGGTGGCGAAACCGCCGTTCAGCTCCGGCGGCGGGGGCGGCGGCGCTCACTAA